A section of the Sedimentisphaera cyanobacteriorum genome encodes:
- a CDS encoding tyrosine-type recombinase/integrase — protein MRIVLALGTGLRRGDIESLKITDIDFENNSITTTSKKTKKSMGNRPVPESIMNILKVYINKLSPDQEKLFTKKFNPRQWRKICIAAGLNDLKFHDLRKIFASVLAQNGVSTAVTQRLLEHSSPNLTNKVYTNIDPVLRQSVEKLPIQKWL, from the coding sequence ATGAGAATCGTGCTGGCGCTGGGAACAGGGCTTCGACGGGGTGATATAGAATCGCTGAAGATCACCGATATTGATTTTGAGAATAACAGTATTACCACAACCAGTAAAAAGACTAAAAAGAGTATGGGCAATCGTCCGGTGCCGGAATCCATCATGAACATACTTAAGGTTTACATAAATAAATTAAGTCCCGATCAGGAAAAACTGTTCACCAAAAAATTCAATCCCCGGCAGTGGAGAAAAATTTGCATAGCCGCCGGTTTGAATGATCTTAAGTTTCACGATCTTCGCAAAATATTTGCTTCAGTGCTTGCTCAAAATGGAGTTTCGACTGCTGTGACACAGAGACTGCTTGAACACTCTTCACCGAATCTAACAAACAAGGTTTATACAAATATTGATCCTGTGCTTCGCCAATCTGTTGAAAAGCTGCCAATTCAGAAATGGCTGTAA